The segment AAAGAAGTAGAGAAAGGTCTTTTAATGCCTCTTCTATGGGGATAATCTCAATATTACCTTCATAAAGTCTTCGTTCTCCACCGTAAAGAAAATAGGCTTTAGATAGTGGATACTCTTTTAAAAATGCCTTTAATCCCTTAGTCAAGGATGGTGTAATCTTTGCAGTCCGCTTTATTTCAAACGCCTTGATTCCCTTATCGCCGTATAATACAAAATCTACTTCAATATTATTTCCTGTCCTCCAATAATATATCTGATAGCCTAAATCAAGGTAATCATTTATGGCGGTCAATTCCTGAAATAACAAGGTTTCCATTGCATGTCCTTCTATCTCTTCTGGCATATCAAGAGGTCCTTTTGGTCTTAATGTCCGATAAACCCCAACATCAAAAAAATAAAATTTGGGATGGCTAATAAGCCTCCTTTTAGCCCTTTTAGTAAAAACAGGTAACCTATAGGCTATAAGTAAGTCTTCTAATATAGCAAAGTAACCTTCAACTACTTTACGGTTAACCGCACAATCACGGCTTACTGAGGAAATATTTAAAACAGAAGCTTCTGAAAAACTGGCAGATTCAAGAAACCTATAAAATGCCCCTAAGTTTCTGGTTAAGCCTTCTTGAACTACCTCTTCTTGTAGGTAAGTTTTAACATAGCTTTCTAAATAATTTTTGGGAGCAGATTCAGTATAAACACAAGGCAGTTGTCCATAAAGTAGAGAATGAGTTATGTTGAAATCCCTGCCTAGTTCGGCGATGGTAAGGGGGTGGAAGAAATAGTATAAGGCTCTACCAGCAAGTAAATTTATTTCCTTTCCCCTCAATTTTCTAGCA is part of the bacterium genome and harbors:
- a CDS encoding AAA family ATPase, whose amino-acid sequence is FLFGPRGTGKTTWVKSTFTDALYIDLLEAELFNDLTANPGRLENLIPKNFEDWIIVDEVQRIPELLTEVHRLIEKYHYRFILTGSSARKLRGKEINLLAGRALYYFFHPLTIAELGRDFNITHSLLYGQLPCVYTESAPKNYLESYVKTYLQEEVVQEGLTRNLGAFYRFLESASFSEASVLNISSVSRDCAVNRKVVEGYFAILEDLLIAYRLPVFTKRAKRRLISHPKFYFFDVGVYRTLRPKGPLDMPEEIEGHAMETLLFQELTAINDYLDLGYQIYYWRTGNNIEVDFVLYGDKGIKAFEIKRTAKITPSLTKGLKAFLKEYPLSKAYFLYGGERRLYEGNIEIIPIEEALKDLSLLLSCV